In the Cloacibacillus sp. genome, one interval contains:
- a CDS encoding NAD(P)-dependent oxidoreductase, with protein MKIGFIGLGKMGRHMAVNMFKHDADIRVFDANREILTELSNLSIPTASSPAEIGKLADVVFLSLPSAGVVEKVLFGEGGVIGDGAKRNIIIDLGTTAYMKTLEIGSRLSSLGFKFADAPVSGMESRAASGELTLMFGGEQSVFDKIVPYFNMISNKVINFGGLGSGQMAKLINQLLFDINTAALSEVLALAAKLGLDPQKTVEVVTSGTGCSWAAEFFAPRILSGVFNEGYAMDNAYKDLVSASEISAQLRVPMPILSAATAIYQMSLCKGLGNEGKGAMIKVYEEFLGAEFRDR; from the coding sequence ATGAAAATAGGTTTTATCGGTCTGGGCAAAATGGGCAGGCATATGGCCGTTAATATGTTCAAACATGATGCTGACATAAGGGTTTTTGACGCTAACAGAGAGATCTTAACAGAATTATCAAATCTTAGCATTCCGACCGCGTCGTCACCAGCCGAAATTGGAAAATTGGCGGATGTCGTCTTTTTGAGTCTGCCCAGCGCAGGGGTAGTTGAAAAAGTTCTTTTTGGAGAGGGCGGCGTGATAGGCGACGGCGCGAAGAGAAATATTATCATCGACCTTGGCACCACGGCATATATGAAGACCCTTGAAATTGGGAGCCGCTTAAGCTCTTTGGGCTTCAAATTCGCCGACGCTCCTGTTTCCGGTATGGAGAGCAGAGCCGCGTCTGGAGAGCTGACGTTAATGTTTGGCGGTGAACAGAGTGTTTTTGATAAAATTGTTCCCTATTTCAACATGATAAGTAATAAGGTTATTAACTTTGGCGGTTTAGGCTCAGGACAGATGGCTAAACTTATCAATCAGCTGCTATTTGATATTAACACGGCGGCTCTGTCGGAGGTTTTGGCTTTGGCCGCAAAGCTTGGACTTGATCCACAGAAAACGGTCGAGGTCGTTACCAGCGGTACCGGATGCTCCTGGGCGGCGGAGTTTTTTGCTCCGAGGATACTCTCGGGAGTTTTTAATGAGGGCTACGCAATGGACAATGCGTACAAGGATTTAGTCTCCGCCAGTGAGATTTCAGCGCAGCTGAGAGTTCCGATGCCCATTCTTTCAGCCGCGACGGCGATATATCAAATGTCATTATGTAAAGGTCTGGGCAATGAGGGTAAGGGCGCGATGATCAAGGTCTATGAGGAATTCCTCGGGGCAGAATTCCGGGACAGGTAA
- a CDS encoding MmgE/PrpD family protein: MEVIAKTLSQFASGAKYEDLPGDIVQCAKERIIDILSAAMAGSSLWEYRNKIIDTSRNMRDSGYSTIIGRKETASFPAAAAINCAYAHSVELDDGYRNAGTHAGAVVIPTALSLAEKFNIGGRRVILAVVIGYDVAYRFARIMSPLLIENGFHPSAVCGTMGAAAASASILQLNACQAANALSLSALFASGLMEVTRSGQSSKGAMVGHAAFAGIYSAMMAKNGFSAPEAPFSGVSGLFNAMSDNNVDAAKMLEGLGENYEIKDTYVKLYPTCRHTHAPIEGTVALCSEHNIMAEEVKRIDIGTHPVAFNLTGAAGTPCDAQQARFSTPYCVASALINGTFGIVDLKEENINDDRRAQLSSLIHVYVDKEVAAEFPQRRSAKIRIELKNGTSFVKTIYSLKGAPELPIGYMDLCDKFKNMAKTSVPNENIRKICDSVQKLDSMEELSAFMRLLKSTN, encoded by the coding sequence ATGGAAGTAATCGCGAAGACCTTATCTCAGTTTGCCTCCGGGGCAAAATATGAAGATCTGCCGGGTGACATCGTCCAATGCGCTAAAGAAAGGATAATAGACATATTATCGGCAGCGATGGCAGGTTCCTCACTTTGGGAATATCGCAACAAGATTATAGATACCTCAAGAAATATGAGAGACAGCGGGTATTCAACCATTATTGGAAGAAAAGAGACAGCCTCTTTTCCGGCGGCGGCGGCTATAAACTGCGCCTACGCCCATTCCGTGGAATTAGACGACGGGTACAGGAACGCGGGGACCCACGCCGGGGCGGTCGTCATCCCGACGGCGCTTTCTTTAGCGGAAAAATTCAATATAGGCGGCAGGCGCGTAATCCTGGCGGTCGTCATTGGTTACGATGTCGCATATCGTTTTGCAAGAATCATGTCTCCGCTGCTGATAGAAAACGGTTTTCACCCGTCCGCAGTTTGCGGGACGATGGGGGCCGCGGCTGCCTCCGCTTCGATTTTGCAGCTGAATGCATGTCAGGCCGCAAACGCGTTGTCCCTATCGGCTCTGTTTGCTTCCGGCCTCATGGAGGTGACCCGCTCAGGGCAGTCTTCTAAAGGCGCGATGGTCGGACACGCAGCCTTTGCCGGAATTTACTCCGCGATGATGGCGAAAAACGGATTTTCAGCGCCGGAAGCGCCTTTTAGCGGTGTGAGCGGATTATTTAACGCGATGTCCGACAACAACGTTGATGCGGCAAAAATGCTTGAAGGTCTTGGAGAGAATTATGAAATAAAAGATACATATGTAAAACTTTACCCTACCTGCAGGCATACCCATGCGCCGATTGAAGGTACTGTGGCTTTGTGCTCCGAGCATAATATAATGGCTGAAGAGGTCAAAAGGATCGATATCGGGACCCATCCGGTGGCATTTAACCTAACAGGCGCCGCAGGAACCCCGTGCGATGCGCAGCAGGCGAGATTCAGCACGCCGTATTGTGTGGCAAGCGCGCTGATTAACGGTACTTTTGGTATAGTCGATTTGAAAGAGGAGAATATTAATGATGACAGGCGGGCACAATTAAGCTCCCTCATACATGTATATGTCGACAAAGAGGTAGCAGCTGAATTTCCTCAAAGACGGAGCGCTAAAATACGCATAGAATTAAAAAACGGGACGTCATTTGTAAAGACAATATATAGTCTTAAGGGCGCCCCCGAACTTCCGATAGGATATATGGATTTATGTGACAAATTTAAAAATATGGCGAAGACATCGGTTCCAAATGAGAATATAAGAAAAATATGCGACAGTGTGCAAAAGCTTGATAGTATGGAGGAATTAAGCGCGTTCATGAGGCTGTTGAAGAGTACGAATTAA
- the ilvD gene encoding dihydroxy-acid dehydratase codes for MSALGNRMKDIEKPQIAIVNSWSDVNPGHKPLGELARYVREGILCAGGNPGEFNVPAPCDGIAQGEGQHYILPQRDLIASSIEAMVKAHGFDGIVMLCSCDKIVPGMLLAAARIDLPTIFLTGGAMLPFMEKGRTYVTSDIKEMIGERNSGKIDEETFERRRSGICVSCGTCSMYGTANTMGTFLEAVGVTPFDSSAMLACSAQKMRQAKDVGERIVDLVKEKKTFKSYVNKESIENGIKYVSATGGSTNAVLHIMALAKALDVEMNLHDFDVCQSSVPVVTKLKPSSQYNLSDYYSAGGVRKVLEIIRQHIDDTRPLVMGGTVRDSLDGFFVENSEVIHLPDSKFYENGCFSILYGNLAPNGAVVKKTGVDPSMYHHKGPAVVFDSEEDVRKYMLESSIEPGSVLVVRYEGPKGGPGMRELSIPAAMLIGMGLEKSVAMITDGRFSGATRGPCVGYITPEAWEGGPIALIEDGDLIEIDLESKRISLLVPSDVLDSRRMNFKRKEKKVSGVMESYRDRVLSADKGALWL; via the coding sequence ATGAGCGCGTTAGGAAATCGCATGAAAGATATAGAGAAGCCGCAAATTGCGATTGTCAATTCTTGGAGTGATGTAAATCCCGGACATAAACCTCTCGGCGAACTTGCCCGTTACGTGAGGGAGGGAATTTTATGTGCCGGCGGCAATCCTGGAGAGTTCAATGTACCTGCTCCGTGCGATGGGATCGCTCAGGGAGAGGGCCAGCACTATATTCTCCCTCAGCGGGATCTGATCGCCTCTTCTATTGAAGCGATGGTAAAGGCCCATGGTTTTGACGGTATAGTGATGCTCTGTTCTTGTGACAAGATCGTTCCCGGTATGCTGCTGGCCGCGGCGAGGATCGATTTGCCGACAATATTCTTGACCGGAGGCGCGATGCTGCCTTTTATGGAAAAGGGGCGTACATATGTTACAAGCGATATAAAAGAGATGATAGGGGAGAGGAACAGCGGGAAAATTGACGAAGAGACATTTGAACGCCGCCGCAGCGGTATTTGCGTGTCGTGCGGCACCTGTTCGATGTACGGCACCGCGAATACGATGGGAACTTTTTTGGAGGCCGTTGGTGTAACACCCTTTGACTCGTCTGCCATGCTTGCCTGTTCAGCTCAAAAGATGCGCCAGGCAAAAGATGTTGGTGAAAGAATTGTAGATCTGGTCAAAGAAAAGAAAACGTTTAAGTCGTATGTCAATAAAGAGTCCATTGAAAACGGAATCAAATACGTTTCAGCCACCGGCGGGTCAACAAACGCGGTACTGCATATCATGGCTTTGGCAAAAGCGCTTGACGTAGAGATGAATCTGCATGATTTTGATGTCTGCCAGTCTTCTGTTCCGGTGGTGACGAAACTAAAACCGTCCTCTCAATATAATTTGTCGGATTATTACAGCGCAGGCGGAGTCAGGAAGGTACTTGAGATTATCCGTCAGCATATAGACGATACGCGGCCGCTGGTTATGGGAGGTACGGTGCGTGATTCTCTGGACGGCTTTTTTGTTGAGAATTCAGAGGTGATACACCTGCCTGATAGCAAGTTCTATGAAAACGGCTGTTTTTCCATACTTTATGGAAATCTAGCTCCTAACGGCGCCGTCGTGAAAAAGACAGGCGTGGACCCTTCGATGTACCACCACAAGGGGCCTGCGGTAGTTTTTGACTCTGAGGAGGACGTCAGAAAGTATATGCTGGAGAGCTCGATCGAACCTGGTTCCGTACTGGTAGTGCGATATGAGGGACCCAAGGGCGGTCCCGGTATGAGGGAACTTTCAATCCCGGCGGCGATGCTGATCGGAATGGGTCTTGAGAAATCCGTGGCGATGATAACAGACGGACGTTTTTCCGGTGCGACACGGGGGCCGTGCGTAGGTTATATCACCCCGGAGGCGTGGGAAGGCGGCCCGATCGCGTTGATTGAGGACGGAGACCTGATCGAGATAGATTTAGAGTCGAAGCGGATCAGTCTGCTTGTCCCGTCTGATGTGCTCGACTCCAGGCGGATGAATTTCAAAAGAAAAGAGAAAAAGGTAAGCGGCGTAATGGAATCATATCGGGACAGGGTCTTAAGTGCGGATAAAGGCGCGCTGTGGCTTTGA
- a CDS encoding sodium/proline symporter, whose protein sequence is MLASIITFVLYIVVLIAIGVITYLRAKSYSDYTLAGRSNNKWVAAISAESSDMSGWLLMGLPGAAFAGGFSSIWIMIGLIFGTMINWMYVANRLRIATEVYNVYSITEYFEKRVNDKSGSVALVSGIAIIVFMIINASAEIIGSGKLLNATFGLDYSTGIVIGLVIVVLYTFLGGYMAVSWSNLFQGSIMFIALLFVPLAVLVEIGGYQPVVESLWRQNPAFFQFLNGETEFFPALSIALGGLGVGLCYFGMVHVLTCFMSIKNSSEIKDSTFIATTWVSISTFGAVLVGMIGAYLFPSIGDPEQIFFAMGKNYFPPYMLGLFAAAVMAAILSSVSAYVIVAAAAFGANIVKHYAAEIDDSKIVNLQRAAVVVISLLAFLMSLKSDLVFAVALLAAAGLGSSFGPLVLFCLYSRNVNKTGAISSIIVGLVTVIFWYYSGLSAYIFELIPGFIASSLALIIGTKIGGGADAETVAQYDAYLDRLNKNKRQG, encoded by the coding sequence ATGTTAGCGAGTATTATCACATTTGTTCTTTATATCGTAGTCCTTATCGCAATAGGCGTGATCACATATCTGCGGGCAAAATCCTATTCGGATTATACGCTTGCAGGACGTTCGAACAACAAGTGGGTGGCGGCGATATCCGCCGAGTCTTCCGACATGAGCGGATGGCTGCTGATGGGGCTTCCCGGCGCCGCCTTTGCCGGTGGTTTTTCTTCAATATGGATAATGATCGGACTGATATTTGGCACGATGATCAACTGGATGTATGTTGCGAACCGTCTGCGCATCGCTACGGAGGTCTATAATGTCTATTCGATCACGGAATATTTTGAGAAGCGCGTAAATGACAAAAGCGGTTCCGTTGCACTTGTGTCGGGGATAGCGATCATAGTTTTCATGATAATCAACGCCTCGGCTGAGATAATCGGAAGCGGCAAGCTGCTTAACGCGACCTTTGGCCTTGACTACAGTACCGGTATCGTCATCGGACTCGTCATTGTCGTCCTTTATACCTTTCTTGGCGGATACATGGCGGTTAGCTGGAGCAACCTTTTTCAGGGCAGCATTATGTTTATCGCGCTGCTATTCGTGCCGCTCGCCGTTCTCGTTGAAATCGGCGGATATCAGCCGGTCGTGGAGAGTCTTTGGAGACAGAATCCGGCATTCTTTCAGTTTTTAAACGGCGAGACTGAATTTTTCCCGGCTCTGTCTATCGCGCTTGGAGGTCTTGGGGTCGGCCTCTGTTACTTCGGTATGGTGCATGTGCTGACCTGCTTTATGTCCATTAAAAACAGCAGTGAGATAAAGGATTCGACCTTTATCGCCACTACGTGGGTAAGTATCTCTACCTTCGGCGCGGTGCTTGTGGGGATGATCGGCGCCTATCTTTTCCCGTCTATCGGCGACCCGGAACAGATATTCTTTGCCATGGGGAAAAATTACTTTCCTCCCTACATGCTTGGTCTGTTCGCGGCCGCGGTAATGGCGGCTATATTATCCTCGGTGAGCGCCTACGTCATCGTTGCCGCCGCGGCTTTTGGGGCCAATATAGTAAAGCATTACGCCGCAGAGATTGACGACTCTAAGATAGTCAATTTGCAGCGGGCCGCGGTGGTAGTGATCTCGCTTCTTGCCTTTTTAATGTCGCTTAAATCTGATCTTGTCTTTGCCGTCGCTCTGTTGGCAGCGGCTGGATTGGGATCATCGTTCGGCCCGTTGGTGCTTTTCTGTCTATACAGCCGCAACGTTAATAAGACCGGCGCTATATCAAGTATCATAGTGGGCCTCGTTACGGTAATATTCTGGTATTACAGCGGGCTCTCCGCCTATATATTCGAGCTCATACCGGGCTTTATCGCGAGCTCGCTCGCCCTTATCATTGGTACTAAAATCGGAGGTGGGGCTGACGCGGAGACGGTTGCCCAGTATGACGCGTATCTTGATAGATTAAATAAAAATAAGAGGCAGGGATAA
- a CDS encoding LysR family transcriptional regulator — protein MNSSEKIFMLVVEEMSFTKAAKKTFLTQQCISEHIKKLEREYGVSFFERRPKLVLTPAGKSMYQAMLQIQNMKNSLELNLKEIARGAMGEIKIGSNASRARVIMPILFKKYHEKYPRVTISVFSDDTSVMTEMLINGKLDIVIGVDVASNPLFKITPLADDPVYVIVSNNLLKQSFGEKYAEYQKIFPYGVNLSLFEKIPFVRNYPTSTINSLIDRHINRYNINLQTVFSISDYGTQLQLCASHQVAAFIPALICRTVLKFNDRAGEDDHINIFPIKNLNESLRIDCITLKNSYMPQYIQDFIYSIENEIKSETEWLKQNI, from the coding sequence TTGAACAGCAGCGAAAAAATTTTTATGCTCGTCGTAGAAGAGATGAGCTTTACCAAAGCGGCAAAAAAAACTTTTCTAACCCAACAGTGTATAAGCGAACACATAAAAAAATTGGAACGGGAATACGGCGTATCGTTTTTTGAACGCCGCCCTAAATTAGTACTGACACCAGCCGGTAAATCCATGTACCAAGCTATGCTGCAAATCCAAAATATGAAAAACAGCCTTGAACTGAACCTAAAAGAAATTGCGCGGGGGGCGATGGGAGAGATCAAAATAGGTTCCAACGCTTCACGTGCTCGCGTAATTATGCCCATATTATTTAAAAAGTATCACGAAAAGTACCCCCGCGTCACAATTTCTGTATTCTCCGACGACACCTCTGTGATGACTGAGATGCTCATAAACGGTAAGTTAGATATTGTTATCGGCGTGGATGTCGCAAGCAATCCACTTTTTAAAATCACCCCTCTTGCGGACGATCCAGTCTATGTTATTGTTTCCAATAACCTATTAAAGCAATCGTTCGGAGAGAAATACGCGGAATACCAAAAAATCTTTCCTTACGGAGTCAATTTATCCCTATTTGAAAAAATACCATTTGTACGCAACTACCCCACAAGCACAATCAACAGTCTGATCGACAGGCATATAAACCGCTATAACATAAACTTGCAGACCGTATTTTCAATCAGCGACTACGGGACACAGCTGCAGCTGTGCGCCTCCCATCAGGTGGCGGCCTTCATTCCCGCCTTAATATGCCGGACTGTATTAAAATTTAATGATAGAGCGGGAGAGGACGACCATATAAATATATTCCCTATTAAGAATCTTAATGAATCACTGAGAATTGATTGCATAACCCTGAAAAACAGCTATATGCCTCAATATATCCAGGATTTTATCTATTCCATTGAAAACGAGATTAAATCCGAGACCGAATGGCTGAAACAAAATATATAA
- a CDS encoding MerR family transcriptional regulator produces MRIGAFSEQFGLSPETIRYYVNKGLLCPMIKNDRYDFKENDIDDMQLLLRLKSFKFSIVEIHRLLSLRRLSGFDSPNELSDYINILVDHKKKLQREKRELQGIISSLQDEIGSSSGKHSFNAKRKNGVPLQFLQYLACPSCKENLSLSNCSIEKDQILSGTLNCECGFSAVIKNGILIGPSGEISKYDWPDIERNCYRLMNPTLVSYMQKAYHWLLDRLGQCDMDGKVILEDFVNNYCFCHANFEEMPSKALYIISDKYPEIVAIYKGLIDKLGLEQKVLYIAAASDMLPLKDGCVDMYIDFDSANEYALYHKGYSTEALARYFHKESRAAGSFFSFKPNSSAEKELHRQFPESWEHSYDISYFKRYLRSVWTNIIEEESIGNVTDSNTDEKASLYHIPGEVGMDVYFAGGFRKKGQKPL; encoded by the coding sequence ATGAGGATCGGAGCTTTTAGCGAACAGTTCGGCCTGTCTCCAGAGACGATACGCTACTACGTCAATAAGGGTCTGCTGTGTCCTATGATAAAAAATGACCGGTATGACTTCAAAGAAAATGACATTGACGATATGCAGCTGCTATTACGGCTCAAATCCTTCAAATTTTCCATCGTGGAAATACATCGGCTGCTTTCGCTTCGCAGGCTCAGTGGTTTCGACAGCCCCAACGAGCTAAGTGACTATATAAATATTCTCGTTGATCATAAAAAGAAACTCCAGCGCGAAAAACGGGAACTACAGGGAATAATCAGTTCGCTGCAGGACGAAATCGGCAGTTCATCAGGCAAACATTCCTTTAACGCAAAAAGAAAAAACGGCGTGCCGCTACAATTTCTCCAATATCTCGCCTGCCCTTCTTGCAAAGAGAATCTGAGCCTGAGTAACTGCAGCATTGAAAAAGACCAGATATTATCTGGTACGCTAAACTGTGAATGCGGTTTCAGCGCGGTGATAAAGAATGGGATATTGATCGGCCCCTCTGGCGAAATAAGCAAATATGACTGGCCGGATATTGAACGCAATTGCTACCGTCTTATGAACCCCACGCTGGTTTCGTACATGCAGAAAGCCTACCATTGGCTGCTGGACAGGCTTGGACAATGCGATATGGACGGTAAGGTAATACTGGAGGATTTTGTGAACAACTACTGCTTCTGTCATGCAAACTTTGAGGAGATGCCATCTAAAGCGCTCTATATCATCAGTGACAAATATCCCGAAATTGTCGCGATTTATAAAGGGCTCATTGACAAACTGGGATTGGAACAAAAGGTTCTTTATATCGCAGCGGCAAGCGACATGCTGCCGTTAAAGGACGGCTGTGTAGACATGTATATCGACTTCGATTCAGCAAATGAGTATGCCCTTTATCATAAGGGGTACTCGACAGAGGCTCTTGCGCGCTATTTTCACAAAGAAAGCCGCGCGGCAGGAAGTTTTTTCTCCTTCAAGCCGAACAGCTCTGCGGAAAAAGAGCTGCATCGGCAGTTTCCAGAGTCATGGGAGCACAGTTACGACATCTCGTATTTCAAAAGATATCTGAGATCGGTCTGGACAAATATTATTGAAGAAGAATCCATCGGCAATGTTACAGACAGCAACACAGACGAAAAGGCTTCGCTCTATCACATTCCAGGAGAGGTTGGAATGGACGTATATTTCGCAGGGGGCTTCAGAAAAAAAGGACAAAAACCTTTATAA
- a CDS encoding IclR family transcriptional regulator yields the protein MRDKDDLIYSEEVKNKKSIIMSVFKAYKILELFGEKNSMNFAEISERLDLPSATLYRFLSTLIDCGLLDMDPKSKLYSLGPSMIYLGSAAISSIDIVALARPFMEKLKDETNETISLFIRKGFKKICIAKVESDLSIRYSAKIGETNYLHGGASGNILMAGMTKKELDMLESLAGFPKLTEYTVTDRKKIEEILDKTRKDGYWVSYKERRDDTAGIGVPIFNHLGQVVASLNITLPSSRFDEVTVEKWIPLLKKAGADISRKNGYYENAAQDLGHTR from the coding sequence TTGAGAGATAAAGATGATCTCATATACAGCGAAGAAGTTAAAAATAAAAAGTCCATCATTATGTCCGTATTCAAGGCATATAAAATACTGGAATTATTTGGAGAAAAAAACAGCATGAATTTCGCGGAGATAAGCGAACGTCTTGATCTGCCTTCCGCTACGCTGTATCGGTTTTTGTCCACTCTGATTGATTGCGGTCTGCTGGATATGGATCCTAAATCGAAACTCTATTCCCTTGGCCCCAGCATGATATATTTGGGAAGCGCCGCCATTTCATCAATAGATATAGTTGCTTTGGCGAGGCCGTTCATGGAAAAACTAAAAGATGAAACTAATGAAACGATTTCTCTTTTTATCAGGAAAGGATTTAAAAAAATCTGCATCGCCAAAGTCGAGAGCGATCTGTCGATCAGATATTCGGCAAAGATAGGGGAGACGAACTATTTGCACGGGGGAGCTTCCGGAAACATCTTGATGGCGGGTATGACGAAGAAAGAGCTTGATATGCTGGAATCGTTGGCAGGTTTTCCAAAATTGACGGAGTATACCGTGACGGACAGAAAAAAAATTGAGGAGATCCTGGATAAGACTAGAAAAGACGGATATTGGGTGAGTTATAAGGAACGCCGCGACGATACGGCGGGCATAGGCGTGCCAATTTTTAACCACCTCGGCCAAGTTGTGGCAAGTTTGAATATAACCCTGCCCTCCAGCCGTTTCGATGAAGTGACGGTGGAGAAATGGATACCGCTTTTAAAAAAAGCTGGCGCCGATATCTCCAGAAAAAACGGATATTACGAAAACGCCGCACAGGACCTTGGGCATACGCGCTGA